The following coding sequences are from one Diospyros lotus cultivar Yz01 chromosome 7, ASM1463336v1, whole genome shotgun sequence window:
- the LOC127806834 gene encoding histone chaperone ASF1-like, giving the protein MLYCFLLVCIFSRFQYDESFNADIEVEVGLYKTIENMYPDIETRLKMDEQLEKFKKGEGLFGMSMATLTRDKKQPALWWESYGEECKELQNLAIRVLSLTCSATGCERNWSTFEHDHSKKRNHLEQQRLNALVFVKYNIQLEMRQVKREKKGENYDPICLSDMESDDEWITEQENPCLPEDNSWMDANECFEDDGGTQPSNNRRGPRKLKLDRKGKGKVVEDKVEEELDLEMIDDEEDVEDGEQADLATFEDKEDNENDEDDDAL; this is encoded by the exons atgctttattgtttctTACTTGTATGCATTTTTTCAAGGTTTCAATATGATGAGTCTTTTAATGCGGATATAGAAGTTGAAGTTGGTTTGTACAAGACAATAGAAAATATGTATCCGGATATTGAAACAAGACTCAAAATGGATGAGCAAttagaaaagtttaaaaaagGAGAAGGATTGTTTGGCATGAGCATGGCTACCTTAACAAGAGACAAGAAGCAACCgg CTTTATGGTGGGAAAGCTATGGGGAAGAATGCAAAGAGTTACAAAACCTTGCCATACGAGTTTTGAGTCTCACATGTAGTGCTACTGgatgtgaaagaaattggagcacatTTGAGCATGACCATTCCAAAAAGAGAAATCATTTGGAACAACAAAGATTAAATGCTCTTGTCTTTGTGAAGTATAACATTCAACTTGAAATGAGGCAAGTTAAGAGGGAGAAAAAAGGTGAAAATTATGATCCTATTTGTTTGAGTGATATGGAGTCTGATGATGAATGGATCACCGAACAAGAAAACCCTTGTTTACCTGAGGATAATTCATGGATGGATGCTAATGAATGCTTTGAAGATGATGGAGGTACTCAGCCAAGTAATAATAGAAGAG GGCCAAGGAAGTTGAAGCTagatagaaaaggaaaaggaaaagttgttGAAGACAAAGTGGAAGAAGAATTGGATTTAGAAATGATTGATGACGAGGAAGATGTAGAGGATGGAGAGCAAGCAGATTTGGCTACAtttgaagacaaagaagataatgaaaatgatgaagatgatgatgctcttTAA